GGCATCGGCAGCACAAAAAAGCAGGGCCGTACAAATTTGTACGGTCCTGCTTCTGCGCAGAGTCTTATGCCTTGTGATCGCAGCCCAGGACGTCCACTAACTTGTGGGCGACCATGGCCTTGATGGCCTCACGGCCGGGCTTGAGATACTGGCGGGGGTCAAAATGGTCGGGATGCTCGGAAAGATGCTCCCGGATGGAAGCGGTCATCGCCAGACGCAGGTCGGAGTCGATGTTGATCTTGCACACGGCCATGCGGGCGGCCTGGCGCAGCTGATCCTCGGGAACGCCGATGGCGCCGGGCATATTGCCGCCGAACTGATTGATCTTGGCCACAAATTCCTGGGGCACGGAGGACGCCCCGTGCAGGACTATGGGGAAACCGGGCAGGCGGCGGGAGACCTCCTCCAGAATGTCAAAGCGCAGCTGGGGTTTGGTGCCGGGCTTGAACTTATACGCGCCGTGGCTGGTACCAATGGCGATGGCCAGGGAGTCGCAGCCGGATTTGGTGACGAATTCCTCCACTTCTTCAGGGCGGGTATAGGAGGAATCCTCGGCGGCGACCTTCACATCATCTTCAATGCCGGCCAGGGTGCCCAGTTCGGCCTCCACCACCACGCCGTGGTCGTGGGCATACTCCACCACCTGCTTGGTGACGGCGATGTTTTCCGCCATGGACTTGGAGGACGCGTCGATCATCACGGAGGTAAAGCCGCCGTCGATGCAGGATTTGCAGAGCTCAAAGCTGTCGCCGTGATCCAGATGCAGGCAGATGGGCAGGCCGGTTTCAACAACCGCCGCCTCCACCAGCTTCATGAGGTAGGTGTGGTTGGCATACTTGCGGGCGCCGGCGGAGACCTGCAGGATCAGCGGCGCGGACAGGTCCTTCGCCGCCTCCGTGATTCCCTGAATGATTTCCATGTTATTTACGTTGAAAGCACCGATGGCGTAACCGCCCTCGTAGGCTTTGCGAAACATTTCCTTTGATGTGACCAGAGGCATATCATCAGCTCCTATTCAAAATTTCGTTTTCATTCTATCATAAATTATAAAAAATGCAAGAAATATTCCTGAAAAAACGAGGTAAACGATTGTCTAAATAAAAAGAACCTGTTTACAATTTAAAAAATGCGTGATATGATTAGGCTAACTTAGTATGTTATGGGAGGCTGTTTTTTATGAGTGAGTTGAAAGGCGCCTGCATCATCGGCCAGTCCGGCGGGCCGACCTCGGTCATCAACGCCAGTGCCTACGGCGTGATCGACACCGCGCTGCACAACCCCAGCATCACACGTGTGCTGGGCGCGGAGCATGGGATCAAGGGCGTACTGAACGACCGCCTGTTTGATATGGGCAAAGAGGACCCCAAAGAACTGGAGCTGCTGAAATACACGCCCTCCTCCGCCCTGGGCTCCTGCCGCTACAAGATCGCGGACCCCGATGTGGACGACACCGACTATAAGCGTATTCTGGAGATTTTTAAAAAGTACGATGTCCGCTACTTCTTTTATAACGGCGGCAACGACTCCATGGATACCTGCAACAAAATCTCCAAATATATGCAGAAGGTGGGCTATGAGTGCCGTGTGATGGGCGTGCCCAAGACCATCGACAACGACCTCTACGGTACAGACCACTGCCCCGGCTACGCCTCTGCCGCCAAATACATCGCCACCTCCTGCATGGAGGTCTACCAGGACGCCCGGGTTTACGATACCGGGATGGTCTGTATCATCGAGATTATGGGCCGCCATGCCGGCTGGCTGGCCGCCTCCGCCGGTCTGGCCACGGAATTTGGAGCAGGTCCGGACCTCATCTATCTGCCGGAGACCAATTTCGATATGGAGAAGTTCCTCTCCGACGTGGATCGCATTTACAAGGAAAAGGGCAACTGCATGGTGGCAGTCTCCGAGGGCATCCATTATGCCGACAGCTCCTTCGTATCCGAGGCAAAGACCTCTGCCACCGACGGGTTCGGCCACGCTCAGTTGGGCGGCCTTGCCGCGCTGCTGGCCAACGCGGTCAAGGAGCGCACCGGTGCCAAGGTCCGCGGCATTGAGCTGAGCCTGCTGCAGCGCTGCGGCGCGCACCTGGCCTCTGAGACGGACATCTCGGAATCCTATATGGCCGGAAAGGCCGCGGTGGAAAACGCGGTCAACGGCATCACCGACAAAATGGTGGGCTTTGAGCGGGGCGTCCAGGGCGGCAAATACCTCTGTAAGACCAAGCTTCTGAGCCTTTCCGAGGTGGCAAACACCGAGAAGAAAGTGCCCCGTGAGTGGATCAATCCGGAGGGCAACGGCGTTCAGAAGGCGTTTATCGACTACTGCCTGCCCCTGATCCAGGGAGAGCCCAACCTGCCCAAGCAGGAGTCCCTTCCCAGGTTTGCCAAACTGAGAAAAGTGCTGGCCAAATAGTAAAGAAAGCCGTGCGGGATATTCTCACGCACGGCTTTTTCTTATTCAGAAGGCGGCTTTCTTTCCGCCCGGATATCCTCCAACTCATAGATGATGCAACCGGTCATGGTTGCCCCAACGGCTATCATGCAGCCCGCCACGCCAAGAATGCAGCCGAAATATCCAGCCGCCAAAACAATCAGGGCGCAGATAATTGCCCGTTTCATGCTCCCCCTCCTCCCTGCTTGTTCTTCTGATATATCTGCCACAGGCCCTCCATCAGCAGGTACTTATCATAGATGATGTCGGTTTTGCAGTAGCGCACGATCACCGGCGCATTGCCGCCGGTTGCCACTACGGTGACCGACTGCCCTAACTGCTCTTCGATCCGCTGCACGATGCCGTCTATCATGGCGGCGGTGCCGTAGACGATTCCGGAGCGCATGCAGTCCTCTGTGTTTTTCCCAATGAGGCTCTTGGGGTGCTGGAGGGAGATATCCGGCAGCTGGGCCGCATGGTCGGAGAGGGCGTCTAAGGAGATGCGCACGCCCGGCAGCAGCAAGCCGCCCTGATAGGTGCGATCGGCGGAGATGAGACCAATGGTGGTGGCGGTTCCCATGTCGATCACCACCGAGGGCGCCGGATATTTTGCCAGAGCGGAAACCGCGTCCGCCACAATATCAGCGCCCAGCTGGGAGTGGATTTCCATCCGGATATTGAGCCCTGTTTTGACCCCGGGCCCCACCATCATGGGCGGCTTCCCCAGAAGCCGGGTCAGCGCCTTTTCCATCATGAAGTTCATGGGAGGCACCACGCTGCAGAAAATGGCCCCGGTGACATCGGAGACAGCGTAGTGGTACAGGGTGAAGAGATTCATGAGATCAATGCTGATCTGGTCCGCCGTCTTTTTGCTGTCCGTATCCAAAGAGGCCAGGAAGCGCAGCTCCTTCGTCTGGTCGAACAGCCCGATGGACGTGGTGGAGTTTCCTATGTCTATGGCCAAAAGCATATTGCTTCCTCCCTTTTATTAACTGTCTTTAGCATACCACGCCCGTCCCCTTCACGCAAGGAAAAAGCGCCGGCATGAAGATCACGCCGGCGCTCAAACCAATATGCTTTTTACAGGATGATGCAGATCAGGCCGCCGCTGCCCTCGTTGATGATCCGCTGGAGGGTCTCCTGCAGCTTGTGCTGGGCGTCCTCCGGCATGCGTTTGAGCTTTGTCTGAAGATCCTCGTTCACCAGCTCATGGAAGCTGCGTCCAAAGATGTTGGACTGCCAGATTTTGCTGGTATCCCCCTCGAATTCCTGGAGGAGGTAGTTCACCATATCCTCCGACTGCTTCTCATTGCCCACAATCGGCGAGACCGCCGTTTCAATGTCCGCCCGGATCATGTGGATGGAGGGCGCGCTGGCGCGGAGCCGGACGCCGTAGCGGCCGCCCTGCTTGACGATTTCCGGCTCTTCCAGCGTCAGCTCCTCGATGCCCGGCACCACAATGCCGTAGCCCTTTTCCTTCACGTCCCGCAGCGCGCCGGCCACCTTGTCGTACTCGGTCTTGATGGAGGCCAGCTGTGTCAGCAGGCTCATCAGATCGCCGTCATCCGTCACATGGAGGCCGGACTGCTCAGAGAGGGTCTGGTAGAAGAGCTCCCGGGGCAGCCGCAGCTCTGCGGTGGCAATTCCGGTCCCCAACTGGATACTGAGGATTCTGGCATCCTGAATAGCGTCATAGGCCCCCATGGTCTTGATAGCCGCATCCACCTCCCGGATGTGGCGCAGCTGCCCTGTGGCCTCCCGGATGGAAGCGTACAGCCCGCTTTTAATGGGGTGTTCATCCGGCAGCGCATCCACCCAGGGCGGCAGGAACAAATCCAGCTCCTGCATGGGGAATTCGTACAGCACCGCCCTGAGCAGCGCCGACACGTCATTTTCCTCCAGCTCCAGGCAGTTCACCGGAATGCAGTTGACTTCATAGCGGGAGGCAATATCCTTGCTGATGGCCTGAGCCCGGTCAGAGCGGGGCTCAGAGGAATTGAGCAGCACAATAAAGGGTTTTCCCAGTTCCTGCAGCTCCCGAATGACCCGTTCCTCCGACTCCAGATAATCCTCCCTTGGAATCTCAGAGATGGTGCCGTCGGTGGTGATGACGATTCCAATGGTGGAGTGCTCCACAATGACCTTCCTGGTCCCCACCTCCGCGGCCTCGGTCATTGGAATCTCATGGTCAAACCAGGGAGTCGTCACCATACGGGGTTCGTCATTTTCCGTCTGGCCAATGGCGCCCTTCACCATATATCCCACACAGTCGATCAGACGGACGGAAAAAGCCGCGCCGTCCTCCAAAGAGATCTGGACCGCTTCCTCCGGTACGAATTTCGGCTCCGCGGTCATGATGGTCCGACCGGATCCGCTTTGGGGCAGCTCATCCTTTGCCCGCTCTTTCCGATAGACGTTCTCGATATTGGGAATGACCTGCGTCTCCATAAAGCGCTTGATAAAGGTTGACTTGCCAGTGCGTACCGGCCCTACCACACCAATATAAATATCTCCGCCGGTGCGGGTGGCGATATTTTGATAAATACTCGTATTTGTCATATCATCCCGTCCTTTTCCACAGCTGCATTCTGCATGGTATATTTCTATGAGCCAATATGGTCAAGTATTCCCAACCTTGCCAGTCGAATCTCCTTTGTAAAAGCTGCACAAAGTCAGGAGCAATTCTTGTGAAGTTTTATCTGATTTTGATTCTTTACACCATTGATTTATCATGGTAAACTGCTAATGTAATAAATGATACGCGCGATACATTGGATGACTGGAATTGGAGGAAAGAACGATGAACAAGAAGAACATATTGACCCTGGCTTTGACAGCGGCACTGATCCTTGGCCTGAGCGCCTGCGGCGGCAGCGGAGGTTCCTCCTCCGGAGGCAGCGCGTCTTCCGGCAGTGGTGCAGGAAGCTCCGCAGGCGGTGGGCGCACCACCTTCACCGTGGGCTTTGACGCGGAATATCCCCCTTACGGCTTTAAGGCCGATGACGGCAGCTACGTGGGCTTTGACCTGGACCTTGCCCAGGAGGTCTGCGACCGCAACGGCTGGGAGCTGGTCCGCCAGCCTATCGACTGGAATTCCAAGGATATGGAGTTAGATGCGGGAAACATCGACGTGCTTTGGAACGGCTTCACCATGACCGGCCGTGAAAGCGACTACACCTGGGTCGGGCCCTATGTCAACAACTCCATCATGTTTGTGGTCCGCGCCGATTCCGGCATCACAGATGCCTCCCAGCTCTCCGGCAAGCCGGTGGTCACCCAGTCCGGCTCCTCGGCTCTGACCGCTTTGACCGATGATCCCGGCGACGGCAGCAACGACGAGAACCTGGCCCTGGCCGCCTCCTTCTCCGCCCTGGATCAGGTGCCCGACTACAACACCGCTTTTATGAACTTGGAATCCGGCGTAGATGATGCCATTGCCGTGGACATCGGCGTGGCCAACTACCAGCTCAACACCCGCGGCAGCGATGTCTTCACCATGCTGGAAAAGCCCCTCTCCACCGAGCAGTACGGCATCGGCTTCAAAAAGGGCAACACCGCGCTGGCCGACCAGGTGAAGGCCACGCTGGATGAGATGTGGGAAGACGGCACTTTCATGGAGATTGCCACCAATGCCGCCGAATCATATGACGCTCCCGAACTGATTGACATGATCTGCTACGGCGAGTAAAATAACAGATATCTTCCAAGAGGAACGGCGGGAACTTCCCGCCGTTCCTCTCGTGAACGCAGTGAGGAGAGAGAACATGGATTTGGGTAATATCATCCAACAGCTGACAGGCGGACTGTGGGCCGCTGTGCAGCTGTTTGTCCTGACGCTGGTGTTTTCCCTGCCGTTGGGCATG
This window of the Dysosmobacter acutus genome carries:
- the fba gene encoding class II fructose-1,6-bisphosphate aldolase — its product is MPLVTSKEMFRKAYEGGYAIGAFNVNNMEIIQGITEAAKDLSAPLILQVSAGARKYANHTYLMKLVEAAVVETGLPICLHLDHGDSFELCKSCIDGGFTSVMIDASSKSMAENIAVTKQVVEYAHDHGVVVEAELGTLAGIEDDVKVAAEDSSYTRPEEVEEFVTKSGCDSLAIAIGTSHGAYKFKPGTKPQLRFDILEEVSRRLPGFPIVLHGASSVPQEFVAKINQFGGNMPGAIGVPEDQLRQAARMAVCKINIDSDLRLAMTASIREHLSEHPDHFDPRQYLKPGREAIKAMVAHKLVDVLGCDHKA
- a CDS encoding 6-phosphofructokinase; the protein is MSELKGACIIGQSGGPTSVINASAYGVIDTALHNPSITRVLGAEHGIKGVLNDRLFDMGKEDPKELELLKYTPSSALGSCRYKIADPDVDDTDYKRILEIFKKYDVRYFFYNGGNDSMDTCNKISKYMQKVGYECRVMGVPKTIDNDLYGTDHCPGYASAAKYIATSCMEVYQDARVYDTGMVCIIEIMGRHAGWLAASAGLATEFGAGPDLIYLPETNFDMEKFLSDVDRIYKEKGNCMVAVSEGIHYADSSFVSEAKTSATDGFGHAQLGGLAALLANAVKERTGAKVRGIELSLLQRCGAHLASETDISESYMAGKAAVENAVNGITDKMVGFERGVQGGKYLCKTKLLSLSEVANTEKKVPREWINPEGNGVQKAFIDYCLPLIQGEPNLPKQESLPRFAKLRKVLAK
- a CDS encoding type III pantothenate kinase; translated protein: MLLAIDIGNSTTSIGLFDQTKELRFLASLDTDSKKTADQISIDLMNLFTLYHYAVSDVTGAIFCSVVPPMNFMMEKALTRLLGKPPMMVGPGVKTGLNIRMEIHSQLGADIVADAVSALAKYPAPSVVIDMGTATTIGLISADRTYQGGLLLPGVRISLDALSDHAAQLPDISLQHPKSLIGKNTEDCMRSGIVYGTAAMIDGIVQRIEEQLGQSVTVVATGGNAPVIVRYCKTDIIYDKYLLMEGLWQIYQKNKQGGGGA
- the spoIVA gene encoding stage IV sporulation protein A, yielding MTNTSIYQNIATRTGGDIYIGVVGPVRTGKSTFIKRFMETQVIPNIENVYRKERAKDELPQSGSGRTIMTAEPKFVPEEAVQISLEDGAAFSVRLIDCVGYMVKGAIGQTENDEPRMVTTPWFDHEIPMTEAAEVGTRKVIVEHSTIGIVITTDGTISEIPREDYLESEERVIRELQELGKPFIVLLNSSEPRSDRAQAISKDIASRYEVNCIPVNCLELEENDVSALLRAVLYEFPMQELDLFLPPWVDALPDEHPIKSGLYASIREATGQLRHIREVDAAIKTMGAYDAIQDARILSIQLGTGIATAELRLPRELFYQTLSEQSGLHVTDDGDLMSLLTQLASIKTEYDKVAGALRDVKEKGYGIVVPGIEELTLEEPEIVKQGGRYGVRLRASAPSIHMIRADIETAVSPIVGNEKQSEDMVNYLLQEFEGDTSKIWQSNIFGRSFHELVNEDLQTKLKRMPEDAQHKLQETLQRIINEGSGGLICIIL
- a CDS encoding transporter substrate-binding domain-containing protein; translated protein: MNKKNILTLALTAALILGLSACGGSGGSSSGGSASSGSGAGSSAGGGRTTFTVGFDAEYPPYGFKADDGSYVGFDLDLAQEVCDRNGWELVRQPIDWNSKDMELDAGNIDVLWNGFTMTGRESDYTWVGPYVNNSIMFVVRADSGITDASQLSGKPVVTQSGSSALTALTDDPGDGSNDENLALAASFSALDQVPDYNTAFMNLESGVDDAIAVDIGVANYQLNTRGSDVFTMLEKPLSTEQYGIGFKKGNTALADQVKATLDEMWEDGTFMEIATNAAESYDAPELIDMICYGE